One Thermococcus kodakarensis KOD1 genomic window carries:
- a CDS encoding eCIS core domain-containing protein, whose protein sequence is MWKPESKTLALGLILLLFSSLYSAVKVSEGAGSILRKTDKILTQVEEIRGLEFKEKPTIVVISKTTALEMWKPGKPDLERLRREELVYKMTLLLPPDYEYIKEESERSAGWIAATVGDTIYIIEENFMADPDTARRTIAHESVHVLQKQWFNAKYGADTFDGTLAIQALIEGDADLVADIYCERNGIPIHKIRSLSGDPLTDIHIFPYVFGDSFVRYLYEKGNWTLVNRAYERYPETTLQVMVPEYYLENRKPKNVTVEVPENWSILRNDRMGAFYLYVLMRDVAKLDNDTAWNVSTSWMGDRLILANNGTDYVILWKVEFEDEKAAELFAETLEKLADGNTYATFEIIRDDNVVTLKAVRRVRVEA, encoded by the coding sequence ATGTGGAAACCGGAGAGCAAAACCCTCGCACTCGGTTTAATCCTGCTCCTGTTCTCGTCCCTGTACTCTGCCGTTAAAGTCAGCGAAGGGGCCGGCTCCATACTGAGGAAAACCGACAAGATACTGACCCAGGTCGAGGAGATAAGGGGGCTGGAGTTTAAAGAGAAACCAACGATCGTCGTCATAAGCAAAACCACTGCTCTCGAAATGTGGAAGCCCGGAAAGCCCGATCTCGAGAGGCTCCGCAGGGAGGAGCTGGTCTACAAGATGACCCTTCTTCTCCCACCCGACTACGAATACATCAAAGAGGAGAGCGAGAGGAGCGCGGGCTGGATAGCGGCGACCGTTGGAGATACAATCTACATCATCGAGGAGAACTTCATGGCAGATCCCGACACGGCGAGAAGGACGATAGCCCACGAGAGCGTCCACGTACTCCAGAAGCAGTGGTTCAACGCCAAATACGGCGCAGACACCTTCGACGGAACCCTCGCGATCCAGGCTCTAATAGAGGGAGATGCTGATCTGGTTGCAGATATCTACTGCGAGAGGAACGGAATTCCGATCCACAAGATACGCTCGCTGAGCGGGGATCCACTAACGGACATCCACATATTCCCCTACGTCTTCGGAGACTCCTTCGTGAGATACCTCTACGAAAAGGGCAACTGGACGCTCGTGAATCGGGCCTACGAACGCTATCCAGAAACAACCCTTCAGGTAATGGTTCCAGAGTACTACCTTGAAAACAGGAAGCCAAAGAACGTGACGGTAGAAGTCCCAGAGAACTGGAGCATCCTTAGAAACGATAGAATGGGCGCGTTCTACCTTTACGTCCTCATGAGGGACGTTGCGAAGCTCGACAACGATACGGCATGGAACGTCTCAACGAGCTGGATGGGGGACAGACTGATCCTGGCCAACAACGGTACCGATTACGTTATCCTCTGGAAGGTTGAGTTTGAGGATGAAAAAGCCGCCGAACTCTTCGCGGAAACCCTGGAGAAGCTCGCCGATGGGAACACATACGCGACCTTCGAGATAATTCGGGATGATAATGTCGTTACCTTAAAAGCCGTTAGGAGGGTTAGAGTTGAAGCTTAA
- a CDS encoding thiamine-phosphate synthase family protein → MRVPSVYIAEELMPYLRARVSKILYSKGFTQAQIAAWLGTTQAMVSKYLSGKVKAPPREVEELLNVLAEEIARLIEEGAVKEELILFTTRRIIGLFRDKTFCEHYSRYAGVSTEVCSQFFSSTPEKDVLSELGIALRELLALEGFGDLIPEVRSNFAYALPGAKNPSDVASVPGRITLVKGRPFALPPEFGASKFTAGLLLEVMKRRPGIRSVINIRYGKNVERALKMVRFKTAKVKTGGMNEGDAMRAIAAPFEKGVYDAIIDEGGEGVEPLVYIFGGTPFEVLRKVEKLIEVLRGDVS, encoded by the coding sequence ATGAGGGTTCCAAGCGTCTATATAGCGGAGGAGCTTATGCCTTACCTTCGTGCGAGAGTTTCAAAAATCCTGTACTCTAAGGGCTTTACTCAGGCTCAGATAGCGGCCTGGCTTGGAACGACTCAGGCGATGGTGAGCAAGTACCTTTCTGGCAAAGTCAAAGCACCTCCGCGCGAAGTTGAAGAACTTCTCAATGTGCTTGCCGAGGAGATTGCCAGACTGATAGAGGAGGGTGCGGTGAAGGAGGAGCTTATCCTGTTCACAACGAGACGCATCATCGGCCTCTTCAGGGATAAAACGTTCTGCGAGCACTACTCCCGCTACGCTGGAGTCAGCACCGAAGTGTGCTCCCAGTTCTTCTCCTCAACGCCAGAAAAGGACGTCCTCTCCGAGCTGGGGATTGCATTGAGGGAGCTCCTTGCCCTTGAAGGGTTCGGCGATCTCATCCCCGAAGTCAGGAGCAACTTTGCCTACGCCCTTCCTGGAGCTAAGAATCCCTCGGACGTCGCCTCAGTACCAGGGAGAATAACACTAGTCAAGGGCAGACCATTCGCTCTTCCACCCGAGTTTGGGGCGAGCAAGTTCACTGCAGGACTTCTCCTTGAGGTTATGAAGCGCAGACCTGGGATCAGGAGCGTTATAAACATCCGCTACGGAAAAAATGTGGAAAGGGCCCTGAAAATGGTGAGATTCAAGACAGCAAAGGTAAAGACAGGCGGTATGAATGAGGGAGATGCCATGAGGGCCATTGCCGCTCCCTTCGAAAAGGGAGTTTACGACGCCATCATAGATGAAGGAGGAGAAGGCGTTGAGCCGCTCGTTTACATCTTTGGGGGGACTCCTTTTGAGGTGCTGAGAAAGGTCGAGAAACTAATTGAGGTTCTCAGAGGTGATGTTTCATGA
- a CDS encoding cyclic 2,3-diphosphoglycerate synthase, protein MAEKKKKRVLILGAAGRDFHNFNVFFRDNPEYEVVAFTATQIPDIEGRIYPPELAGELYPNGIPIWSEDDMEKIIKEHDIDVVVFAYSDVSHEHVMHLASRAHSAGADFWLLGPKSTMLKSSKPVVAVTAVRTGCGKSQTSRKVAQLLQEMGYKVVAIRHPMPYGDLRKQVVQRFATFEDLDKYECTIEEREEYEPYIERGMVVYAGVDYEKILREAEKEADIILWDGGNNDFPFYEPDLWIVVTDPHRPGHELKYHPGETNFRAADVIIINKIDTANRDDIQKVRESIEKVNPNATVIEAASPIFVDKPELIKGKRVLVVEDGPTLTHGGMKYGAGYVAAKKFGAAEIIDPRPYAVGSIIETYKKYPHLDVILPAMGYGKKQIKELEETINRADADVVIMGTPVDLRRFMNLNKPAVRVKYELEEIGQPKLKEVLEEWAKNCEKLKK, encoded by the coding sequence ATGGCAGAGAAGAAAAAGAAGAGGGTTCTGATTTTGGGCGCCGCCGGAAGGGACTTCCACAACTTCAACGTGTTCTTCAGGGACAACCCCGAGTACGAGGTAGTCGCTTTCACCGCCACCCAGATTCCCGACATCGAGGGCAGGATTTACCCGCCCGAGCTCGCCGGTGAGCTCTACCCGAACGGAATTCCCATCTGGAGCGAGGACGACATGGAGAAGATCATCAAGGAGCACGACATTGACGTCGTCGTGTTCGCTTACTCCGACGTCTCCCACGAGCACGTAATGCACCTCGCCAGCAGGGCTCACTCAGCCGGAGCCGACTTCTGGCTCCTCGGGCCGAAGAGCACCATGCTCAAGTCAAGCAAGCCCGTCGTAGCGGTTACCGCCGTAAGAACCGGCTGTGGAAAGAGCCAGACCTCAAGGAAGGTCGCCCAGCTCCTCCAAGAGATGGGCTACAAGGTTGTGGCAATCAGACACCCGATGCCCTACGGCGACCTCAGGAAGCAGGTCGTTCAGCGCTTTGCGACCTTTGAGGACCTTGACAAGTACGAGTGCACCATCGAGGAGAGGGAGGAGTACGAGCCGTACATCGAGCGCGGCATGGTCGTCTACGCGGGCGTTGACTACGAGAAGATACTGAGAGAGGCCGAGAAGGAAGCCGACATAATCCTCTGGGACGGCGGAAACAACGACTTCCCGTTCTACGAGCCGGACCTCTGGATAGTCGTTACCGACCCGCACAGGCCCGGCCACGAGCTCAAGTACCACCCAGGTGAGACCAACTTCAGGGCGGCCGACGTCATAATCATCAACAAGATAGACACCGCCAACCGCGACGACATCCAGAAGGTTCGCGAGAGCATTGAGAAGGTCAACCCGAACGCGACCGTCATCGAGGCTGCTTCACCGATCTTCGTTGACAAGCCCGAGCTCATCAAGGGCAAGCGCGTTCTGGTTGTAGAAGACGGTCCGACCCTCACCCACGGCGGCATGAAGTACGGAGCGGGCTACGTTGCCGCCAAGAAGTTCGGAGCCGCTGAGATCATCGACCCGAGGCCCTACGCCGTCGGCTCTATCATCGAGACCTACAAGAAGTACCCGCACCTCGACGTTATACTCCCCGCTATGGGCTACGGCAAGAAGCAGATCAAGGAGCTTGAAGAGACCATCAACCGCGCCGATGCCGACGTCGTCATCATGGGCACTCCAGTTGACCTCCGCAGGTTCATGAACCTCAACAAGCCGGCTGTTAGGGTTAAGTACGAGCTCGAGGAGATCGGCCAGCCCAAGCTCAAGGAGGTCCTTGAGGAGTGGGCCAAGAACTGCGAGAAGCTCAAGAAGTGA
- the thrC gene encoding threonine synthase: MKLKCPICGKTYDEPVQRCECGEPVEFEAFNAEPYLGKTVWERFWDFWPIEPAMDLSLGEGDTPLVKSKLGKELGVKLYLKNETANPTWSFKDRGTFLAVSYAVKAGYKAIGTVSTGNMAASVAAYAARAGLKAKILVSESASEEKLKTVSVYGADVIRVRGDYGRLYFESLELGEKLGIYFINSDNPFRVEGYKGIAFEMAEELTPDYVLIPTSSGGLFRGIAKGFIELKESGLIEKLPTLIAVQAEGCSPICRAFNEGNERIKRFENPNTIAKAIANPYPPSGNAVLKLLRDLGWKCTTVSDEEILEAQRELAKEGLFVQPASATGIAVLKKLVESEKIDEGAKVVSILTGSGLKVLAHMPSGKIVNCPLEGLENCVSF, from the coding sequence TTGAAGCTTAAATGTCCAATATGTGGAAAAACTTACGATGAGCCCGTCCAGAGGTGCGAGTGCGGTGAACCAGTTGAGTTTGAAGCCTTCAATGCAGAGCCTTACCTTGGAAAGACCGTCTGGGAGAGATTCTGGGACTTCTGGCCAATAGAACCAGCAATGGATCTCTCGCTCGGCGAGGGGGATACTCCCCTCGTGAAGTCCAAACTTGGAAAAGAGCTCGGGGTAAAGCTCTACCTGAAGAATGAGACCGCAAACCCGACCTGGAGCTTCAAGGACAGGGGAACGTTTCTGGCGGTGAGCTACGCGGTCAAAGCGGGATACAAGGCCATTGGAACGGTTTCCACTGGCAACATGGCGGCCAGTGTAGCTGCTTACGCCGCGAGGGCTGGCCTAAAGGCCAAAATTCTCGTCTCAGAGAGCGCGAGCGAGGAGAAGCTCAAAACTGTGAGCGTTTACGGTGCGGACGTGATAAGGGTTAGGGGAGATTACGGAAGGCTCTACTTCGAGAGCCTGGAGCTGGGTGAGAAGCTTGGGATATACTTCATCAATTCCGACAACCCATTCCGCGTCGAGGGCTACAAGGGGATTGCCTTCGAGATGGCGGAGGAGCTTACTCCTGACTACGTCTTAATCCCCACGAGCTCAGGCGGTCTGTTCAGGGGAATTGCCAAGGGCTTCATCGAGCTGAAGGAGAGCGGGCTCATCGAAAAACTCCCAACGCTGATAGCAGTCCAGGCTGAAGGCTGTTCGCCGATATGCAGGGCCTTTAACGAAGGGAACGAGAGAATAAAGCGCTTCGAAAACCCAAACACGATAGCGAAGGCCATAGCAAATCCGTACCCGCCGAGCGGAAACGCCGTCCTTAAGTTGCTCCGCGACTTAGGCTGGAAGTGCACCACCGTGAGCGACGAAGAAATCCTCGAAGCGCAGAGAGAGCTTGCAAAGGAAGGCCTCTTCGTCCAGCCAGCGAGCGCAACGGGGATTGCTGTTCTCAAAAAGCTCGTCGAGAGTGAAAAAATCGATGAAGGGGCAAAAGTTGTGTCTATTCTCACGGGGTCAGGATTAAAAGTGCTCGCACATATGCCCTCCGGCAAAATAGTAAATTGTCCGCTGGAAGGACTGGAGAACTGTGTGTCATTTTAG
- the psmB gene encoding archaeal proteasome endopeptidase complex subunit beta, whose protein sequence is MEKKTGTTTVGIRTKEGVVLAADTQASLDHMVETLNIRKILPITDRIAITTAGSVGDVQALARMLEAEARYYQFTWGRPMTAKAMAHLLSNILNENKWFPYMVQIIIGGYVEEPTLANLDPLGGLIFDDYTATGSGSPFAIAVLEDGFRKDMSLEEAKELAVRAVRTAGKRDVYTGDRKVQVVVISKDGMKEEFVEFKE, encoded by the coding sequence GTGGAGAAGAAAACGGGTACGACAACCGTGGGAATCAGGACGAAGGAAGGCGTCGTCCTTGCCGCTGACACTCAGGCTTCACTCGACCACATGGTTGAGACCCTCAACATAAGGAAGATACTCCCGATAACCGACAGGATAGCGATAACAACGGCTGGAAGCGTGGGCGACGTCCAGGCCCTCGCGAGGATGCTGGAGGCCGAGGCGAGGTACTACCAGTTCACGTGGGGCAGGCCCATGACCGCCAAGGCGATGGCCCACCTGCTCAGCAACATCCTCAACGAGAACAAGTGGTTCCCGTACATGGTTCAGATAATCATCGGCGGCTACGTGGAGGAACCCACACTGGCCAACCTCGACCCGCTCGGAGGGCTCATCTTCGACGACTACACTGCAACCGGCTCGGGCAGTCCCTTCGCAATAGCCGTTCTTGAGGACGGGTTCAGGAAGGACATGAGCCTTGAGGAAGCCAAGGAGCTGGCAGTCAGGGCAGTGAGAACCGCTGGAAAGAGGGACGTTTACACCGGGGACAGGAAGGTCCAGGTCGTCGTCATAAGCAAGGACGGCATGAAGGAAGAGTTCGTCGAGTTCAAGGAGTGA
- the pyrB gene encoding aspartate carbamoyltransferase, protein MDWKGRDVISIRDFSKEDIEFVLKVAERLEEELNEKGSLDYARGKILATLFFEPSTRTRLSFESAMHRLGGSVIGFSSASSTSVKKGESLADTIKTVEQYSDVIVIRHPMEGAARLAAEVAGIPVINAGDGSNQHPTQTLLDLYTIKKAFGKIDGLTIGLLGDLKYGRTVHSLAEALAFYDVELYLISPELLRMPKHIVDELRERGVKVYETTDLEGAIPKLDVLYVTRIQRERFPDEEEYLKVKGSYQVNLEVLKNAKETLKVMHPLPRVDEIHPEVDKTKHALYFRQVFSGVPVRMALLGLTLGVLGV, encoded by the coding sequence ATGGACTGGAAAGGTCGCGACGTGATAAGCATAAGGGACTTCTCGAAGGAGGACATCGAGTTTGTTTTGAAGGTTGCCGAACGGCTTGAGGAGGAGCTGAACGAGAAGGGCTCTCTGGATTATGCCCGCGGGAAGATTCTCGCGACGCTCTTCTTCGAGCCATCAACGAGGACGAGGCTGAGCTTTGAAAGCGCGATGCACCGCCTTGGGGGTTCCGTAATTGGATTCTCCTCCGCCTCGAGCACGAGCGTCAAGAAGGGGGAGAGCCTGGCCGACACGATAAAGACCGTCGAGCAGTACAGCGACGTTATAGTTATTCGCCACCCGATGGAGGGGGCAGCGAGGTTGGCGGCAGAGGTCGCCGGGATTCCAGTCATCAACGCGGGCGACGGGAGCAACCAGCACCCGACGCAGACGCTTCTCGACCTGTACACCATCAAGAAAGCATTCGGGAAGATAGACGGGCTCACGATAGGCCTGCTCGGAGACCTGAAGTACGGGAGAACCGTCCACAGCCTCGCGGAAGCTCTGGCCTTCTACGACGTCGAGCTCTACCTGATTTCGCCGGAACTCCTGAGGATGCCGAAGCACATCGTTGATGAGCTCCGCGAGAGGGGCGTTAAGGTCTATGAGACAACTGACCTTGAGGGCGCGATTCCCAAACTCGACGTCCTCTACGTCACGAGGATACAGAGGGAGCGCTTCCCGGACGAGGAGGAGTACCTGAAGGTGAAGGGCAGCTACCAGGTGAACCTTGAAGTTCTGAAAAACGCCAAGGAAACGCTCAAGGTTATGCACCCGCTTCCAAGGGTCGACGAGATTCACCCCGAAGTGGACAAGACGAAGCACGCTCTCTACTTCAGGCAGGTGTTCTCAGGCGTGCCCGTTAGAATGGCCCTGCTTGGACTGACGCTCGGAGTTCTGGGGGTGTGA
- a CDS encoding extradiol dioxygenase: MLFGIGLMPHGNPALSPEDKETEKLAGVLKDIGKAFSDADSYVLISPHNVRISDHLGVIMAQHLISWLGFEGVELPGEWETDRGLAEEVYNAWKGAEIPTVDLHFASRSGRYSRWPLTWGELIPLQFLEKKPLVLLTPARRLSRETLIKAGEVLGEVLEGSEKKIALIVSADHGHAHDENGPYGYRKESEEYDRLIMELINESRLEELPEIPDELIEKALPDSYWQMLIMLGAMHRVPVKLVESAYACPTYFGMAGALWVRE; the protein is encoded by the coding sequence ATGCTCTTTGGAATAGGCCTCATGCCCCACGGGAACCCCGCTCTGAGTCCCGAAGATAAGGAAACGGAAAAGCTCGCCGGAGTCCTGAAGGACATCGGGAAGGCCTTCTCAGACGCTGACTCCTACGTCCTCATAAGCCCTCACAACGTCAGGATAAGTGACCATCTCGGCGTTATCATGGCCCAGCATCTCATCTCCTGGCTCGGCTTTGAGGGCGTTGAACTTCCCGGGGAGTGGGAGACAGATAGGGGGCTTGCCGAGGAGGTTTACAACGCCTGGAAAGGGGCCGAAATCCCGACCGTTGACCTGCACTTCGCCAGCAGGAGCGGAAGGTATTCAAGATGGCCTCTAACCTGGGGAGAACTTATACCGCTCCAGTTCCTTGAAAAAAAGCCGCTCGTTCTGCTAACCCCCGCGAGAAGGCTTAGCAGGGAGACACTAATCAAGGCTGGGGAAGTCCTCGGCGAAGTCCTTGAGGGGAGTGAGAAGAAAATCGCGCTCATAGTGAGCGCAGACCACGGGCACGCGCACGACGAGAACGGTCCCTACGGCTACAGGAAGGAGAGCGAGGAGTACGACAGGCTTATTATGGAGCTGATAAACGAGAGCCGCCTTGAGGAGCTTCCAGAAATTCCGGACGAACTGATAGAGAAGGCCTTACCCGACAGCTACTGGCAGATGCTCATAATGCTTGGGGCGATGCACAGAGTTCCAGTCAAGCTCGTCGAGAGCGCCTACGCCTGCCCGACGTACTTCGGCATGGCAGGGGCGCTGTGGGTGAGGGAGTAG
- a CDS encoding ABC transporter ATP-binding protein: MRLFARVSYSYGQREVLKDVEIEARRGELLAIIGPNGAGKSTLLKSLVGILKPIGKVELDGRDILTLKPAERAKLITYVPQSSFPEFAFTVEEFVEMGSYMTGGSVEDALRKVGLWERRRDRITALSGGEFQLALIARALAQGSRAVLLDEPTSHLDVNHALTVMELLRELKTERIIIAVLHDVNLALEYADRLVVMKDGEKFWEGKPGEITPDVLERVYGIRAKIVEVDSHRVFIPELAKV, from the coding sequence ATGAGGCTCTTCGCGAGGGTTTCATACTCCTACGGGCAGAGGGAAGTCCTGAAAGATGTTGAGATAGAGGCCAGAAGGGGCGAGCTGTTGGCCATAATAGGACCAAACGGGGCCGGTAAATCAACCCTTCTCAAGTCCCTCGTGGGCATTTTGAAGCCGATTGGAAAGGTCGAGCTGGACGGGAGGGACATTCTCACTCTCAAGCCGGCCGAGAGGGCCAAGCTAATAACGTACGTCCCCCAGAGCTCCTTCCCGGAGTTTGCCTTCACAGTTGAGGAGTTCGTGGAGATGGGGAGCTACATGACCGGTGGAAGCGTCGAAGACGCCCTCAGGAAAGTGGGTCTCTGGGAGAGAAGGAGGGACAGGATAACGGCCCTCAGCGGCGGGGAGTTCCAGCTTGCTCTGATAGCGAGGGCACTGGCACAGGGGAGCAGGGCGGTGCTCCTCGACGAGCCCACGAGCCACCTCGATGTCAACCACGCGCTAACGGTTATGGAGCTTCTCCGCGAGTTGAAGACGGAAAGGATAATCATAGCTGTTCTCCACGACGTAAACCTGGCCCTCGAGTATGCAGACAGACTCGTCGTGATGAAAGATGGAGAGAAGTTCTGGGAGGGGAAGCCAGGGGAGATAACGCCCGATGTCCTTGAAAGGGTTTACGGAATTAGGGCAAAAATAGTGGAAGTTGACTCCCACAGGGTCTTTATCCCAGAGCTGGCAAAGGTTTAA
- a CDS encoding ATP-binding protein, producing the protein MVGLKEITLEYIGALDYVEEIVREVEMPHGSDIKAIIGPRRVGKTFLMLKKAKNMLENGENVLYLPLDEPELARMEARELAEEVRKEYPSGKVTLFLDEVQEWGDWDRKLRWLHDVKDFDVYVSGSSSALLSSEIPTRLRGRHLSRFVLPLSFREITGTTKADTFRERGRLKALLQDYLKWGGFPEVWKTRSREKVISILETVLYRDIIERFSFRDVGEFKEVFYHALSLYGSYFTYRSLQRSLKALGLELNVKTLINYLSAMESAFLIFQLPLFSPSHRKTLVNPRKLYLVDTSFTNLFFKGEDAGRKIENMVFLELLREKSYFNPMIDLSYYSDGESEVDFVVREGNVVKKLIQVTYELNASNYEREVLSLVKAGKKLKCDDLILVTMDTEDRIEERGKEVKVVPLYKFLLEKRQKKA; encoded by the coding sequence ATGGTTGGGCTGAAGGAGATAACCCTTGAGTACATAGGTGCCCTTGATTACGTTGAGGAGATCGTGCGGGAAGTTGAAATGCCGCATGGAAGCGACATAAAGGCCATAATCGGACCCAGGAGGGTTGGAAAAACTTTCCTCATGCTGAAAAAGGCAAAGAATATGCTGGAAAACGGTGAGAACGTTCTCTACCTTCCGCTCGACGAGCCCGAGCTGGCAAGAATGGAGGCGAGAGAGCTCGCCGAAGAAGTCAGGAAGGAGTATCCAAGCGGAAAGGTCACCCTGTTTCTCGACGAAGTTCAGGAGTGGGGGGACTGGGACAGAAAGCTCCGCTGGCTCCACGACGTTAAAGACTTTGACGTATACGTCTCAGGCTCCTCGTCAGCACTCCTCTCCTCTGAGATACCCACGAGGCTTAGGGGAAGGCACCTCTCACGGTTCGTACTTCCCCTGTCTTTTAGAGAGATTACCGGAACCACCAAAGCTGATACGTTCAGGGAGAGAGGAAGGCTGAAAGCCCTTTTGCAGGACTACCTGAAATGGGGGGGCTTTCCTGAGGTTTGGAAGACCAGGTCTAGGGAAAAGGTCATCTCAATCCTGGAAACGGTTCTTTACAGGGACATAATCGAAAGGTTTTCCTTCCGGGACGTCGGGGAGTTCAAGGAGGTCTTTTACCACGCCCTGTCTCTTTACGGTAGCTATTTCACATACCGCTCACTCCAGAGGAGCCTGAAGGCCCTAGGACTGGAGCTAAATGTGAAGACCCTGATAAACTATCTCAGCGCCATGGAGAGCGCCTTCCTGATATTCCAGCTCCCCCTCTTCAGTCCCTCCCACAGAAAGACGCTCGTGAACCCGAGGAAACTTTATCTTGTGGACACTTCATTCACGAATCTGTTCTTTAAGGGGGAAGACGCCGGCAGAAAAATCGAAAACATGGTTTTCCTCGAACTCCTGAGAGAAAAGAGCTACTTCAACCCGATGATTGACCTTTCGTACTATTCCGACGGAGAGAGCGAAGTTGACTTTGTCGTGAGGGAAGGAAACGTCGTAAAAAAACTGATACAGGTAACCTACGAGCTCAACGCCTCAAACTACGAGAGGGAAGTTTTGAGCCTCGTTAAAGCAGGGAAAAAGCTCAAATGCGATGATTTAATCCTTGTAACGATGGATACCGAGGACAGAATAGAGGAAAGGGGTAAAGAAGTCAAAGTAGTTCCGCTGTATAAGTTTTTACTTGAAAAGAGACAGAAAAAAGCATAA
- a CDS encoding FecCD family ABC transporter permease: MRKIIPALIVLSLLSIFLGVYIGPVGLSPSDVTSGIAYGVKVTLSRFFPFNLGEPPKYFSIIWKIRLPEVLLAYLVGLSLASAGVASQALFRNPLADPYIIGISSGAAFGAALSLLVGITYMPYLSLAFSFLSVFIVYSLARTNGKVPVDTLLLAGIAYGFLANAATWYIYVTHPHNAYITWTWLLGSFNGAEWKEVLIMLVVSSLGTGFLIWKWRELNLILLGEESIALGLDLHLYRKVFLGVIATLTAFAVYTSGVIGFVGLVSPHIMRIILGPNHRELTPSTALFGGILLVVADLLARTVAKPQVIPVGIITAFMGAPFFLYLLMKHKRGELMR; the protein is encoded by the coding sequence ATGCGGAAGATTATCCCAGCGCTCATCGTGCTCTCGCTCCTTTCAATATTCCTCGGGGTCTACATAGGTCCGGTCGGCCTGAGTCCTTCCGATGTAACGAGCGGCATAGCCTACGGGGTCAAGGTGACCCTCTCAAGATTCTTCCCGTTCAACCTCGGCGAGCCGCCGAAGTACTTCTCAATAATCTGGAAAATCCGCCTTCCCGAGGTTCTTCTTGCCTATCTGGTGGGCCTATCTCTCGCGTCGGCAGGAGTTGCATCGCAGGCACTCTTCAGAAACCCGCTCGCAGACCCTTACATAATCGGAATAAGCTCCGGTGCGGCGTTCGGCGCTGCGCTCTCCCTGCTGGTAGGGATAACCTACATGCCCTACCTGTCGCTGGCCTTCTCTTTCCTCTCGGTTTTCATCGTGTACTCCCTGGCCAGGACAAACGGGAAGGTGCCCGTTGATACCCTTCTCCTTGCAGGAATAGCCTATGGCTTCCTCGCCAACGCCGCCACCTGGTACATCTACGTCACCCACCCGCACAACGCCTACATCACTTGGACGTGGCTTCTGGGAAGCTTCAACGGGGCGGAGTGGAAGGAAGTTCTGATAATGCTCGTTGTTTCCTCGCTCGGGACGGGCTTTCTCATCTGGAAGTGGCGCGAGCTGAACCTGATTTTGCTCGGCGAGGAGAGCATAGCCCTCGGTTTAGATCTCCACCTGTACAGAAAAGTCTTCCTTGGCGTTATCGCCACGCTGACGGCCTTCGCGGTCTACACCTCGGGTGTTATAGGCTTTGTTGGTCTCGTCAGCCCCCACATAATGCGCATCATTCTGGGACCGAACCACAGGGAGCTTACTCCATCAACTGCCCTGTTCGGCGGAATCCTACTCGTGGTCGCAGACCTCCTGGCGAGAACCGTTGCAAAGCCGCAGGTAATTCCCGTCGGCATAATCACAGCATTTATGGGCGCGCCCTTCTTCCTGTATTTACTCATGAAGCACAAGAGGGGTGAGCTGATGAGATGA
- a CDS encoding secondary thiamine-phosphate synthase enzyme YjbQ, producing the protein MKVFTRELRFSTEGEIDLVDITHEVERIVEESGVQNGQVLVFVPGATGAIITIEHESGLLEDFKRALKELIPKGAGYLHDRIDDNAHSHLRASLLGASECFPVVDGRLVRGTWQQIFFVELDVRPRHRRVVVQVIGE; encoded by the coding sequence ATGAAGGTCTTTACAAGGGAACTGCGCTTTTCAACGGAAGGTGAGATAGACCTGGTGGACATAACCCATGAAGTCGAGAGGATCGTGGAAGAGAGCGGGGTTCAGAACGGCCAGGTTCTCGTCTTCGTGCCCGGAGCCACGGGGGCTATAATCACGATCGAGCACGAGAGCGGCCTCCTGGAGGACTTCAAGAGGGCTCTGAAGGAGCTGATCCCGAAGGGTGCGGGCTACCTTCACGACAGGATAGACGACAACGCCCACAGCCACCTGAGGGCGAGCCTGCTCGGTGCGAGCGAGTGCTTCCCAGTGGTGGATGGAAGGCTGGTAAGGGGGACGTGGCAGCAGATATTCTTCGTCGAGCTCGACGTGAGGCCGAGGCACAGGCGCGTTGTGGTGCAGGTTATTGGGGAGTAG